Proteins encoded in a region of the Podarcis muralis chromosome 4, rPodMur119.hap1.1, whole genome shotgun sequence genome:
- the SLC35A5 gene encoding UDP-sugar transporter protein SLC35A5 translates to MESRCCSQPARWAKPAMYTFLLGGTFVTLGSSRILLMKYSANEDNQYDYLPATVNVCSELVKLVLCLVMALWVTRKGGYSHSGFGCSSWRQLNSYIKWSIPAFLYFLDNLIVFYVLSYLQPAMAVLFSNFVIITTALLFRIVLKRQLSWVQWASLLILFLSIVALTAGTGSHKHSLAMHGFHHDIYFSHSNSCLQYASLEEECSGRENCTRTWLFPSLSWNITAATGALRTIPLGLGHLLILVQCFISALANIYNEKILKEGGQFSENIFVQNTKLYLFGAMFNALILSLRPENRRRIEHCGFFYGHNAFSVALIFVTAFLGLSVAFILKFRDNMFHVLSAQVTTVIITTVSVFVFDFKPSLEFFLQAPVVLLSIFIYHSSNPRCVEYTAQWERSKVGGGPWERSNGDGEELERLTKQDSDHDSEEEAL, encoded by the exons ATGGAGTCCAGGTGCTGTAGTCAGCCTGCTCGGTGGGCCAAGCCAGCCATGTATACATTCCTTCTAGGAGGCACCTTTGTTACCTTGGGATCAAGTCGTATCCTTCTAATGAAATACTCTGCCAATGAAG ATAACCAGTATGATTATCTTCCTGCAACTGTGAATGTGTGCTCGGAATTAGTTAAGCTGGTGCTCTGTCTGGTAATGGCACTCTGGGTCACCAGGAAAG GAGGTTATTCTCATAGTGGATTTGGCTGCAGCTCATGGAGGCAATTGAATAGCTACATTAAGTGGTCAATTCCCGCCTTCCTCTATTTTCTGGATAACCTGATTGTCTTCTATGTCTTGTCCTATCTCCAGCCA GCCATGGCTGTGCTTTTCTCAAATTTTGTCATTATAACAACTGCTCTCCTGTTCAGAATTGTGCTGAA GCGGCAACTCTCCTGGGTGCAGTGGGCATCCCTGCTGATTTTGTTCCTGTCTATTGTCGCCCTGACGGCTGGGACAGGAAGCCACAAGCACAGCTTGGCCATGCATGGGTTCCATCACGACATCTATTTCAGCCACTCTAACAGCTGCCTGCAGTATGCCAGCCTGGAGGAAGAGTGCTCAGGGAGAGAGAACTGCACCAGAACGTGGCTTTTCCCCAGCTTAAGCTGGAACATCACTGCTGCCACTGGAGCCCTGAGAACCATTCCCCTTGGGCTAGGACACCTGCTCATACTGGTCCAGTGCTTCATCTCCGCCCTGGCCAACATCTACAATGAAAAGATATTGAAAGAAGGAGGCCAGTTCAGTGAAAACATCTTTGTACAGAACACCAAGCTGTACCTCTTCGGAGCCATGTTCAACGCCCTGATTCTGAGCTTGCGCCCCGAAAACAGGCGCCGGATAGAACACTGTGGGTTCTTCTATGGGCACAATGCGTTCTCCGTCGCCCTTATTTTCGTCACTGCCTTCCTGGGGCTCTCTGTGGCTTTCATCTTGAAGTTCCGAGACAACATGTTTCACGTTCTGTCTGCACAGGTCACCACCGTGATCATCACCACGGTGTCTGTCTTTGTTTTTGACTTCAAGCCTTCCCTGGAGTTCTTCCTGCAAGCTCCTGTGGTGCTCTTGTCCATATTCATCTACCATTCCAGCAACCCTCGGTGCGTGGAATACACCGCTCAGTGGGAGAGGAGCAAAGTTGGTGGAGGGCCCTGGGAGCGCTCCAATGGG